The DNA region TGACACATGACACTCAGCCTTCACACCTGAGGATAGAAGCAGACGGCCAGGTCCCTGAGCGTTGATGGTTTCTACCCACTTTACTCACAGTGGCCTAAGTACACCTCATAATTCTCATCAGGCACTCCCCCAAATCCCAATGTCAGGCCTTTTCTAGATGCCCCAGGATGTCTCTGGGGGAATTCTCTTTAATCAGAGTCCGTCATAGATGTGAAATGGAGAAGCACCAAGAAGTTGCTCACAGCTGAGTTATTGCAAGGTGGGTTCCTGGCCTCCTAGCTCTTCCTGTTCTCTAAACGTGAGAGGAAAGATGGCCACGACCCTGGCCCCTCGGAGTAGCTCGGGGACCCACAGAGCAAGGCTGGACACCGTCAGCTATCCACGACCTCAACAACTTGATCAGGTGAATCAAAGGGCAGGGGCAGAACGTTGGTTCCCGGACGCTCCCATCGGGGGACCAGAGACTTTCAGAGCCTGCAAGGGCTCATGACCTCGTGCTGAGTGGGGGTCTGGCAGCTGGTCTCCCCCAGAGCAGAGTCTCCTACCCGAACTCGAGGACTTCCTTCCGAGGCCCCGGGCCCAGGCTGTGGGCGTCAGCCCCAGGACGGGACAGCAGGCGGGAAGAGGCACGGCCCCGTCTGGGCCATGGGACCGCCCTCCTGTCTTCTCAGATGGGGGCGATGGCTGGACACCCGTCTCCGGGGtcgtgggatggggtggggtccAGCGGGTGGTAATGAGGCGCGCGGGAGGGGAAGACACGACGAGGAGAAACTCTCAACCGGCAAACGTGCTCCCAGAAGGGAGCGGGGGTCCAGCCGCACCAGCCGCAGGCCCCCTGGCCGCGCTCCCCCGGGCCGGAGTCTCCGTGAGACGCGCGCACAGACGTGCAAGGGGTCCGCGAGGGGCGCCTCTCAGGGCATCGGGAGAGGGCGGCTGGGCAGGAGTCATACCACCTTTTTTTTCCGTGATGAAATTCACTTTCCCCCAAATATTAAATGACACACGGACGtttggaagacaaagaaaatgtcaAACAACGAAAACCAAGAGAATCGCCCATAAGTTCACTACACATGTTgggaatattttctattattataaatatatatgcatctaaGACTTTTGAGTACATGAAAAGTATTTCTTGGAGTAAAAACTGTATAATTTCCCTCTTTCCCCTAttttcttattgtggtaaaaggcacacaaaagtttttttttttttttttttttttttcggtcttaaccatttttaagtattataattTCCTTTCATGATcttattttgttgaataaaaacCTCTCAgtgtcattaaacattttttttaaagcaaacgtTAGTTCTAACTTCCTTTAttcaaattgtatttattttcaccttAAAGTAAAATCAATttgcatgtttcttttctttaaaaaaggtttttaaaaatgtttacttatttttgatagagagggaggagggagagggagagagggaggggcagagagaggagagggagacacagaatctgaagcaggctccaggcttcgagctgtcagcacagagcccaacatggggcttgaacccacaaattgccagattgtgacctgagtcgaaattggacgcttaactgactgagccacccagatgcccctgaatttttgtgtttctgatttaataaaaatagttgaTGTTTTTTATGAGATTgaaatttctttatctttcttttcttttctttctttctttctttctttctttctttcttttttttctttctttttctctctttctaggttaaaattatgttgtatttgtttaatttttttgaaaatatattcatatacaacaggattttatttatttattaaaaaaatttaagttatttattttaagagagagagagcaggggaggggcagagagagagggagagagaatcccgagcaggctctgcactgtcagctcggaacccagtgcagagctccaaCCCACTAAGGGcaggatcaagacctgagccaaaaccaagagttggatgcttaactgatggagccactcaGGATCCCCTacaacaggattttttaaaaggatacacTTCTAATTTTGTATCATTTCTTAAACAGATATGTAGTGTAATTTAATTCTTGGATTTTGAAAGCTTGTTTTTGCATACTGAAAAAATTGTTTCGTGGGGAAAGAACTGATTTAACTGGTACTAAACAATCCTATCTTATTTGTGCATAGTACTCCTTAActtataaaacacttttttttttggtttatcgcagcattattgacaatagcccagatatggaagcaacctgggtgtccatcagcagatgaatggataaggggCATGTGGTATATACACGATAggatattatgcagccataaaaaggatgactTTGTGCCATTTtcgacaatatggatggacctatagggtattatgctaagtgaaacaagactGAGAAAGGTAAATACCATGTGATACCACTCAgaagtagaatctaaaaaaaaaaaaaaaccaaacccaaatgaatgaaacaaacaaaaagcagaatcagatctacaaatacagagaacaaaagatGGTTGCCAGAGACAAGTGGGGCTGGCAGTTGggtgaagggggagagagagatctaGATGCTCAAGTATTGAGTGAGTAAGTCAGGGGAATAAAAGGCATAGCGTAAGGAACACAGTCAATGCTATTGTAATAGCAGCGTATTGCTTCATGGGGACAGATAGCAGCTACACTTAGGGTAAACATAGCACaatgtataaatttgtcaaatcattatgttgtacatctgcaactaatgtaacactatgtatcaactatactcaaaataagaaaagactaTAGAAatgtctcctccctcctcccttcctccctcccttccttccttccttccttccttccttccttccttccttccttccttccttcctttttgagagagagtgagaatgagagtatgtgaatgggggagaggggcagtggaagacaaagaatcttaaaGAGGCTTCAAGCCCAATGTGgctgatgaggggctccatcccacgactgtgagaccatgacctgagctgcaatcaagaattggatgcttaggaatgacatatcagacaaagggctagtatccaaaatctataaagagctcaccaaactccacacccgaaagacaaataatccagtgaagaaatgggcagaaaacatgaatagacacttctctaaagaagacatccgcatggccaacaggcacgtgaaaagatgctcaatgtcactcctcatcagggaaatacaaatcaaaaccacactcagatatcacctcatgccagtcagagtggccaaaatgaacaaatcaggagactatagatgctggagaggatgtggagaaacaggaaccctcttgcactgttggtgggaatgcaaattggtgtagccactctggaaaacagtgtggaggttcctcaaaaaattaaaaatagacctaccctatgacccagcagtagcactgctaggaatatcccttggaatttacccaagggatacgggagtgctgatgcataggggcacttgtaccccaatgtttgtagcagcactttcaacaatagccaaattatggaaagagcctaaatgtccatcaactgatgagtggataaagaaattgtggtttatatacacaatggaatactacgtggcaatgagaaaaaatgaaatatggccttttgtagcaacatggatggaactggagagtgtgatgctaagtgaaataagccatacagagaaagacagataccatatggtttcactcttatgtggatcctgagaaacgtaacagaaacccatgggggaggggaagaaaaaaaaaagaggttagagtggaagagagccaaagcataagagactcttaaaaactgagaacaaactgagggttgagggagggtgggaggggggggggggtgatgggcattgaggaaggcacctgttgggatgagcactgggtgttgtatggcaaccaatttgacaataaatttcaaaaaaaaaaaaaaaaaaaaagaattggatgcttaggggcgcctgggtggctcagtcggttaagcctccgacttcagctcaggtcatgatctcatggttcgtgagttcaagccccgcgttgggctctgtgctgacagctcagagcctggagtctgcttcggattctgtgtctccctctctctctctgaccctcccccattcatgctctgtctctctctgtctcaaaaataaataaacattaaaaaaataataaaaaaaagaattggatgcttaactgactgagccactcaggcactcctgtattctttattttttatttttattttattttattttattttattttattttattttattttattttattttattttatttttttgcgttcaacgtttttttaattgcttatgtTCAATACAAACCACAGTGTCTAAATTCACAATACAAGTTTCATTAGTCTtgggtatttttatattatttgtaagGACTATCAATTTTATTAACACACTGTTCTTAGCATACAGGTGCAAATTATTTTCTAGCTATTGTTAATACTAAGGTAGGGTATTCTGTGGAAGTGCTAAGTTATCATTCAGTGAGTTATTTGCTGTTGTTCCTTTTCTGCCATTTCTTGTTGGCGAATCGTATCCTGGGCTGCTTGCTgcattttctccaatttttccaGAGTCAGAGATTTTAAGGGTAAAAGTTTGGGTTTACACAGCACCATTGTGGTTATATCTTCCACAGACAGCTGCCCTTGTTTTGGAAGAACTTCCCGGAACATTGACTTCACTTCCACCATATCTGAATTGTTGGATACAGCTAAGTTTTTTCCTGGGATGACTGGTCACCTTTGGTCCTTTTTCGGGCCTACTTACAgactcctctctcttctttcttttttaaaatatattttcattgaagtataattaacatacagtgttacattaatttcaggtgcacaacataatgatctaacaattctaaacattactcagggctcaccatgataagtgtagctactgtctgtcaccatacacgattattacatattattgtctatattccctatgctgtacttttcatctctgtgacctAGTTATTTGATAGCTGGAGCTTGGTACCTTCTAATCCCCTTaatctattttgcccatccccctgtTACcacccttctggcaaccaccagtttgctctctgtattgaGGAGTCCggtgttgggggtgcctgggtgactccgttggttaagtgtccgacttcagctcaggtcatgatctcatggttcatgagttcaaacccgtgtgggactctgtgctcacaagcatggagcctgcttgggattctcttcctctccctctctatgcccctcccccactcacacacatgctgtctctctctctctctccttctctctctgtcaaaaataaataaacactaaaaaaagagtctggttttgtttgttttatattttagattccacatatatatgaaatctttcgggatttgtctttctcagtctgacgcATTTCACTTGGCATCATGCCTTCTAGGGCCATCtgtgttgcagatggcaagatctcattcttttttatgggtggGTAATATCATTGCTGACAgatacacatcttctttacccattcatctatggatggacccttgggttgcttccttatcttggctattgtaaataatgttgtagTAAATGTAGGAGAGGCATATCTCTTTTTGATgagtgttttgattttctttaggtaaatgctcagtagtggaattgctgggtcatatggcatttctatttttaatttttttttttgggggaaCCTCTATAATgtcttccacagtgactgcaccagtttgcattcccaccaacaatgcccaagggttcctttttctccacatcctcattaacACTTAAAAACTCCTTAGTTTTAGACCTGGGTGTGCTTTTACCAGTTTATTAGTTGTATGACTTTGAATAAGTCACTTGATCTCTTTGAGCCCaaatttgataatttgaaaaatgatgttatcctgaaatcataaaattcgtagaagaaaacatagggggtaAGCTTTTTGACATTGGTGTGGGCAACAATTATTTGGACTTGacatcaaaagcaaaggcaacaaaagcaaaaacagacaagtgggaccacatcaaactgtACAGCAAGGGAAACCGTCAaccaaatgaaaaagacaatctACAATTTGGGAGAAAGTAAATGCAAATCTTATACAGTATCCGATAAGGATTAgcatccaaactatataaagaattcatacaccTTCAATAGCAaagagaaacaagcaaacaacaaaaaccccaaagaGCATTATTAGTCAATTCAAAGATGGGTAGAGCctctgaatatacatttttccaaagaagacatccaggtggtcAAGAGGTGCATGAAAATGTactcaacaccactaatcatcgggggaacgcaaatcaaaaccacactgagatatcacctcacatctgtcagcgtggccactataaaaaaagaaatagcaagtgttggtgcgGAGGTGGGAAAAGAGAACCCTGCACACTGTGGGAGGGAACATAAATTGGTGCGGCCACTATGGGAAagagtatggagatttctcacaaaaataaaaatagaactactgtatgatccagtaatcccacttctgggtactgacctgaagaaaatgaaatcactttctgaaagagatatctgcacccccatgttccgTCCCACGTTATTTACAAcaggacatggaaacaacctaaacgtccaccgatggatgaatggataatgacGAAATGGTATGCGGATACAgcggaatattacttggccataagaGAGAAGAGACCCTGTCATTTGTGACGGCAGGGATGGgccttaagggcattatgctaagtgaaatagacagaaagagaaaaatattgtatgatctcactttttgctggaataaaaaaaaaaaaccctgaactcagagatacagagaacagatcagtgattgccaaggtgggggggggggtggggtgggcaaaatgggtgaaggtgtgAAAAAGCCCCCACCTTCAACTCCGCTTGCCTCGTAGGTCGGCTGTGAACACTGAGGAAGGAGACCATGACCGTGAGGGGCCGAGAGTTCCCGGTGAGCTCACTCCAGAAAGACAGCCTGAGCTTCCActatttctcccctttctttcttctttgaaaataataatggcaACAGCAACAGTGATAATAACTGACATTTGTTGACAATTTGCTCCGTACTCGTCTTTAGCTGTTCTTTACGCAGGTGAATTTTAAATCTCACTCTAACCATGTGGGGTAGGTACAACGATGATCCCCAATTTACAGACAAGCACCCTGAGGCATAGAGAGGGGAAATAATTTCTTGCGTGTCAGGTGTAGTCAGGGTGAATTAGACTTTGAAGCCGGGTAGCCCAGCTCTGCTGTGTGAGCTCTCAACACTCTACCCATCGATCACGAAAACCTGATGGTCCACTTCCCTCATACTCCCCCTGCCCTGTCACCTCTCTTTTCCTGGATGAAGGGCTGGGTGCTATTCTTAGGGCCGAGGGCTCGGGACATCTCACCACCTCCCCCCATATCTCCAAGCCCCTCTGCCACCCAAGTCCCTGTACCATCACAACTCTGCAAGGGGCTGGTGAAGCTCTCCCCAGACGAGTACCCGAATCACGGAGGCATCGACCGGTGGAGAGTTCGGAGGGCACCAGTGAGCACAGGTGTGGGGGCCCTAGCAACGAGGACAACAGTCGGAAGGCTCAAGGAATGGTTGAAGCCAGCAGCTGCCAGCTAAGAGTCCCTGagtcgagcaggggagggttgtGGAGGGATGGCTGCCtttggaagaggaaaagacagacgGCTGGACATTAAGGGAGGAAGAAACAGCTTCTCTTATCCCCAGAAGGCCATCTTGGAGCCTCGCTTGGAGAATAAACCTCCTTTCCCCTTTGTCGGTGACAGGATCCAGACCCCAGCATGTGCATACTTAGCTTATGTCACTAAATCTGGGCGGACTCACCTCTAGTGTTCTGGGAAGCAGCTCTGAATattaacagcagcagcagcagcagcagcagcaagagtcctgaagcagaaaaaaaccaGTGAGAAGACAAAAAGAGGAGTGTGGAGCTCTGGTGTTAGTTCCTGGTGGCATGGTCATTGCCTCCTGGGGAGGTGGGTCTGGTCCTGCGGCCCACAGCTTTCCAGCAGCAGCCACAGGGCTCTCGGACCTTTCATGGAACTGAGGACTCAGTTTTTGCCCTTCACATCCCTTGACTCCCAGAGGAGTCAGTCACTAACAGACACATCCTCACGGAGCCTCAGTGCTATAGGTGAGGGGACAGAATATACACAGGTGATGTCAGGGACACAAGGTAGAAATTCCAACCTTTCCCAGTGGAGGGAGTGAATCTTGAAGCACAAAATCCTCACAGTGGCCAGGTTCTTAGTTCTCTGGCAATGGCAGAAATCTACCCTGAGGATTTCTCTCCCAGGGTCACTGTCCCCTCTTTGACATACATGTTTTGGGGCACACGAGAAGAACGTGGGTTTGGGCGTCAGACAGCCCCAAGTCTGAGCCCTAGCTCACAGCAGTATCAGCAGGGCAGGGAGCCCTGGAGTCAAGAGAGTGGGGGAGCTGATGACAGGTGAGGAGTGACAACTAAGGGCATTGTCAGGTAGAGCCACCGTCTCCTGGTTAAGTGGCCTATCCAGGTGCAGCACCCATGACTTCTGTGGTTCTTGCATGCGAGCTCCTGGCCCTCCTGTGGCGCACTGAGGGCACAGCCTTTCCCTTTATCCCCCAGTCTCGTCCTGAGCGATGGGTCACTGGACAGGCTCTGTGGTATACACACCACTGCAGACTCGAAGGAATCTATTCTACAGGCAATCACTGGGCCACCTGTTAGAGTCTCTCCTTCCATTTGTGGGAGGCAATGAACCCtatgaaaatcttttcatatcTGTGTGCCTTTATAGGATTTTCCTAGAATGTGCCCAGCATTAAAATCCTGTTCCACAAATCAGATGATAAGAAATGCggctattttcaaaatttttaaagtttactcatttttgagagagagagagatagagagagacagagtgtgagcaggggaggggtagagagaaagagagggagacacagaatccgaagcaggctctaggctctgagctgtcagcacagagcctgacacggggcttgtacccatgaaccacaagatcatgtcctgagctgaagtcggacgctcaactgagccacccagacacctcgaGATGTGGCTATTTTCATGACAACCAGGAAACAAAATTACAAGCAATAAAGACAATACGTAAGGAACGCTTAACTTACTATGTAACAGGTATCATACTAAACattgagggaaagaaagactAATCAGAATTAAGTTGATTTTGCTATTATGCACTGTTATTGTCCTTTAAACCATGCTGTGACCCACACAAAGCCTATGGGCTAAAGGATATTTTTCTTAGCTCATTAGAGTTTTTAGAGAATTTGCTATATAGTcttgtaaaaaaaatagtataggtaacatgatggttaatttcatgtaaCAAATTTGGGTGGGCCACAGCACCCAGATATATGGTCAAACATTAGTCTAGATATCTCTGGGCAGGtgttttttttcagatgagagaAACAGTTAAATCAGTAGACTCTGAGTAAAACAGATTATCTTCCATAAtctgggtgggcctcatccaatcagttgaagtccttaggaaaaacaaaagaagtctgACCTCTTTtgaggaagagggaattctgcctccagactgacTTTGGACTTGAGATAGAACATCAAATCTCCCCTGggtttccagcctgctggcctgccctgcAGAATTTCAGCTTCCCAACCTCCACAATCTCATGAACCAACTccttaaaatgaatgaatctctccctctttctctctctctctctttctcactctgtctctctctttcacacacacacacacacacacacacacacacacacacacacacacacattgtattggctctgtttttctggagaaactGGACTGATATAGGTAGTAAAAGGAGAAATCTTTGTTGGATTGGCCCTGGGAATAAGTTTCACTGATTATCTCCTTTGAGACTTAATACAAGTGAGTTTATATCCTTCTCAACATCTCCCCTTCGTCTTTGGtagagaaagtgggaaaaaaacCAGAGTCTCAGGAACACAGAATATTCTCTAACTGGTTAGAGAGTTCCCAGATAGCTTTAGTTATCTGTCACTATTGTTACAATTCTACCTACCTGGCAGCAGTCGATATCTGTTCCTCATGGTGCGGACCTCTGCTCTTGGTCTGTGCGTGTTACAAAGGCTTCCTATTTTAAGTCTGACTTGGCCCACAGGAGCTGACTTAGGAAACTGCTTGTCTGGATCCTTTCTTTCCCCCTAGTCTGTCCTGTGATTAACTTCCCAGAAActccacttctattttttaaatatttgcatagCATTACTGGTATTTGTACTGAAAGCTTCCATGaaagtggtttttaaatgtttgtgataCAGGAAGATGTGGTCCTGTGTAATCCATGTCTGGTCTAGAACTAAGGTGTTTTTATTCTTCAGCAATACTCAACGCAGCCTTAGACTCATATGTACTGGCGAAGGAAAATACTCCTGATAGGTTTCAAAAGATGAGAAAAACGTCCCCAAATGTTCCACTCGTCTGTGTGGTGGAACTATAGTGAGATTCTTTGTTTGCATTGTTTAAATCTCCTTTGTTTTCTACCTGGCCACGTGTATGATTAGTCTGCTCGCCCTGCAGTAATAACAGAGTatcaactgggtggctcaaaccacagaaatttatcttctcagttctggaggctggattcCAAGATGAAGGTGCCGGGAGGGTTGGctcctggtgagagctctctctTGGCTTGTGGATGGCCACCTACTCCTTGTGTCTGCATGTGAGCTTTCCTTGTatgtggagagggagagggagagggtgagagagagagagacagagacagagacagagaaaaagagagagggagagggagaaggagagggagagagagatcacgggtgtttcttgcttttcttacaaggacactttTAGAGCCCCACCCTTATAACcacatttaaccttaattactccTAAAAAGTCCTGTCCGTAAATACAgtctcacgtgtgtgtgtgtgtgggggtgtgggggggggggtgggtgggtggcggTGTTTAGGGCTTCAACCtgtgaattttggggggataTGATTCAATCCACAAAACTGTGTGTTATTTAAtatctaggaaaaaataaattttcatgaagaaaaGATATCCTGGTTTCTCCCTAActtctgaaggatttttttttttttttttttatggatataAGATTCTGGACTGACTCTAATCTTTTCTCTCGATACCTGAAAGATGTTGTACTACGTTCCATTGGCACCCATGATTTCTGATAAGAAATGAGCAGATATCTGAAATGTTTGTTCCCTTAGGGATGAAGTATCATTATCTCTCATTgctttcaaggatttttttctttgcctttaggTATCAAAAATTTGATTGTGATGTATCTTGTCCCTAATTTGTTTGAGTTGATACTGTTTGGAGTttcctcagcttcttctttttttaagtttatttctttattttgagagacagagcaaaaac from Panthera leo isolate Ple1 chromosome A2, P.leo_Ple1_pat1.1, whole genome shotgun sequence includes:
- the LOC122214072 gene encoding BBSome-interacting protein 1-like encodes the protein MVEVKSMFREVLPKQGQLSVEDITTMVLCKPKLLPLKSLTLEKLEKMQQAAQDTIRQQEMAEKEQQQITH